A single genomic interval of Fibrobacter sp. UWB13 harbors:
- a CDS encoding glycosyltransferase produces MPAVSVIIPMYNTEAFIKDCLDSLVAQTFTDFEAIIINDGSTDESARIAASYASSDARFRLIGQPNKGPSEARNTGLKIMRGEYVTFIDSDDCVAPNYLEALISIAKEHEADIACCNQQQVEESFKVDGTTVEVASSASITAEDATRTALYQDKVPDYSAWNKLYKSSLWKNKFFPAGTIYEDFAVVPEILLAANKVAITKSKLYFYRKRAGSELATQIDRQKIVLLLDIAENIFEAMKPKSKALYKAARSMLVSASFSVLMRTQDTEEVAEYRQRALAQIRKYRFGTFFDLSIRMRNRMAILISYLPRFLFFKLLKKGLS; encoded by the coding sequence ATGCCAGCCGTAAGCGTCATCATCCCCATGTACAACACCGAGGCATTCATCAAGGATTGTCTCGACAGTCTCGTTGCACAGACTTTTACGGATTTTGAAGCTATCATTATCAACGACGGTTCGACCGATGAAAGTGCGCGAATTGCCGCCAGCTACGCCTCATCCGATGCCAGGTTCAGGCTTATCGGACAACCGAACAAAGGTCCGTCTGAAGCCCGCAATACGGGGCTCAAGATTATGCGAGGGGAATACGTTACGTTTATCGATAGCGATGACTGCGTAGCACCGAACTATCTTGAAGCGCTCATTTCCATAGCAAAGGAACACGAAGCAGACATCGCATGCTGTAACCAGCAACAAGTCGAGGAATCGTTCAAAGTCGACGGCACTACAGTCGAGGTTGCAAGTTCTGCAAGCATTACCGCTGAAGACGCCACGAGAACAGCCTTGTACCAAGACAAAGTTCCTGACTATTCCGCATGGAACAAGCTGTACAAATCAAGTCTCTGGAAAAACAAGTTTTTCCCAGCCGGAACGATCTACGAAGATTTCGCCGTCGTTCCCGAAATTTTGCTAGCAGCCAATAAGGTCGCCATTACAAAATCAAAGCTGTACTTTTACCGCAAGCGCGCCGGAAGCGAACTTGCCACGCAGATAGACCGTCAAAAAATAGTCCTTTTGCTCGACATTGCCGAAAACATTTTTGAAGCCATGAAGCCAAAGTCAAAGGCGCTTTACAAGGCTGCCCGCAGCATGCTCGTGAGCGCGAGTTTTAGCGTCTTGATGCGCACGCAGGACACCGAAGAAGTTGCGGAATACCGCCAAAGAGCTCTTGCGCAGATTCGCAAATACCGCTTTGGCACGTTCTTTGATTTGAGCATTCGCATGCGCAACCGCATGGCAATTTTGATTTCGTACCTCCCCCGCTTTTTGTTCTTCAAGCTTTTGAAGAAAGGTCTTTCGTGA